From the genome of Bacteroidota bacterium:
CTCCGCCAACTGGTTCTGGTCTCCTTATGTCAGGCGGAGTAGGTGTAATATCTTCACCCGTTTCTTCATCAATGATTGGGTTCGGATTATTTTCTTCCTCATCCACGATTCCTCCTAAGTCGGTGTCTTCCGTTACTGGCTTAACGCGAATCGGGTCGCCATCAAAATCTCTATCGGCAAATAAATCGGTTGCGTTTCTGAAATCAATAATTGTGAAAAAAAGTTTATCATAGTCCTCATTGATGCGAGTTCCTCTGCCGATGATTTGCTTGAACTTTGTCATAGATTGAATATTGCAATCAAGCACAATCACTTTACAGGTCTGTGCATCAACGCCAGTTGTCATAAGTTCGGATGTTGTTGCAATCACGGGATATTTTTCTTCGGGGTTTGTGAAGTTGTCCAGTTCGCGCTTGCCTTCTTCGTTGTCGCCTGTAATTTGCATCACATATTTGTGATTCACGGCAGATAAATCGGCATTATGCTGCTGCAGGGCGGAGCGCATCCGTTCAGCGTGGTCAATGTCGGAACAGAATACAATCGTTTTTGCAAAGCGGTCATATCCTTTCAGGAATTCGGAAACCTTTCTGGCAACCGTATCGGTGCGCTCGTCTATTACAAGATTGCGGTCAAAATCTTTTCGGTTGTAAATCCTGTCATCAACAGGCAATCCTTCCTTATCCACCTTGCCTTTTTCTGGTCGCCATCCTTCAAGGTCAATGTTCAAGCCAACCCGCACCACGCGGTATGGAGCAAGGAAGCCATCGTCAATTCCCTGCTTCAAGGAGTAAGTATAAATCGGCTCTTGAAAATATTCTATGTTACTGATTGTATCTGTTTCTCTCGGTGTTGCGGTCAAACCGATTTGAGTTGCGTTTTTGAAGTATTGCAGAATATCTCTCCATGCGCTGTCTTCTCTTGCGCTTCCACGATGGCACTCATCTACAACAATCAAATCGAAAAAGTCAGGAGAGAATTGCTTGTAAATATTTTTTTCTTCCTCGCTTCCAGTTAATCCCTGATACAATGACAAATAAATTTCATAACTCTTGTCCACCATTCGGTGTTTCACGGTTGTCATCTTATCCTTGAAGTGTTTGAAATCTCCGCGCCTTGTCTGGTCAATCAGCGCATTGCGGTCAGCAAGAAATAAAATTCTTTTTTTCGCGCCCGCTTTCCATAAGCGATGAATGATTTGAAACGCGGTGTAGGTTTTTCCAGTTCCAGTTGCCATTACCAGCAAAATTCTGTTCTGTCCCTTTGCGATGGCTTCAACCGTTCTGTTCACAGCAATTTGCTGATAGTAGCGGGGCTTTCTTCCGCTTCCGTCAAAGTAATAATCCTGCGCTGCAACTTTTTCGGCTGCGGGCGTTTTAATTCCTTTGTACTTTTTGTATTTCTCCCAGAGTTGTTCAGGTGTCGGAAAATTATCTAATCCAAGTTCAGTTTCAATATTACTGTTGCCAGCAGTTCTGTCGTGAAATAAAAAGCCATCACCGTTGCTGCTGAACACACAGGGAATGTCAAGAATTGTTGCGTAGTCCAACGCCTGTTGTATGCCTGAACGAATGGAGTA
Proteins encoded in this window:
- a CDS encoding DEAD/DEAH box helicase family protein, which produces MIDKKSLSEQDIRTKFITPAIEKAGWDKVAQFLEEVSFTDGKIYVRGKLTARGKGKRADYILYYKPNIPIAIVEAKDNNYSIRSGIQQALDYATILDIPCVFSSNGDGFLFHDRTAGNSNIETELGLDNFPTPEQLWEKYKKYKGIKTPAAEKVAAQDYYFDGSGRKPRYYQQIAVNRTVEAIAKGQNRILLVMATGTGKTYTAFQIIHRLWKAGAKKRILFLADRNALIDQTRRGDFKHFKDKMTTVKHRMVDKSYEIYLSLYQGLTGSEEEKNIYKQFSPDFFDLIVVDECHRGSAREDSAWRDILQYFKNATQIGLTATPRETDTISNIEYFQEPIYTYSLKQGIDDGFLAPYRVVRVGLNIDLEGWRPEKGKVDKEGLPVDDRIYNRKDFDRNLVIDERTDTVARKVSEFLKGYDRFAKTIVFCSDIDHAERMRSALQQHNADLSAVNHKYVMQITGDNEEGKRELDNFTNPEEKYPVIATTSELMTTGVDAQTCKVIVLDCNIQSMTKFKQIIGRGTRINEDYDKLFFTIIDFRNATDLFADRDFDGDPIRVKPVTEDTDLGGIVDEEENNPNPIIDEETGEDITPTPPDIRRPEPVGGVIRTPREKIYVNGVDVSVLVSREMYFDQHGRPITTSLKDHTKEIIKGQYKSLDDFLNKWKATERKEAIIQELQQQGVLVEALMEAVQNNCDLFDLICHIAYDKPPLTRKERASNVKKRNYFTKYGEQSKKVLEALLDKYADEGIENIESMEVLKVKPLADYGSPMEIINEFGSKEKYLQAVKELETELYKTA